Proteins from a genomic interval of Pseudomonadota bacterium:
- a CDS encoding DUF4147 domain-containing protein, producing the protein MSPSTRRTRLESLWWDAVDAVGGHRSVATALESEPIAPPTRILAVGKAASGMAEGALTHFPDTPTLVVTKHGHASDTLRSLHGVTVIESAHPVPDANSIAAGHALLEAMAATAANDHVLLLVSGGASALAEALPAGWTLADLQALNAEMLAGGLPIGEMNRRRRATSRIKGGKLVAASRCPVTVLALSDVEGDGIDTIGSGIGDPTDRPGCSARLVASNRIARARAAGAATAAGLTVVENAEALYDDVFALAARLGPSLADATPGVYLYGGEPTVVLPSEPGRGGRNQALALALAEHIAGLPHISVLVAGTDGSDGPTGDAGGVVDGGTWREGARAALDAADAGTFLSACGGLFTTGPTHTNVMDLAIAIVEPR; encoded by the coding sequence ATGTCCCCTTCCACCCGACGCACACGACTTGAGTCACTCTGGTGGGACGCCGTTGATGCGGTGGGTGGGCACCGGTCCGTGGCCACTGCGCTCGAATCGGAACCGATCGCCCCGCCAACACGCATCCTCGCGGTCGGCAAGGCCGCCAGTGGCATGGCGGAGGGCGCACTTACCCACTTTCCCGACACCCCGACGCTGGTGGTGACCAAACACGGTCATGCCAGCGACACCCTGCGGTCCCTGCACGGCGTCACGGTCATCGAATCGGCCCACCCGGTGCCGGACGCAAACTCGATCGCCGCCGGTCACGCCCTGCTCGAGGCCATGGCGGCAACGGCAGCCAATGACCACGTGCTGTTGCTGGTCTCCGGTGGCGCCTCGGCGCTCGCCGAAGCCCTGCCCGCTGGCTGGACACTCGCCGACCTGCAAGCCTTGAACGCCGAGATGCTCGCAGGCGGGCTCCCGATCGGCGAGATGAACCGGCGTCGCCGAGCGACGTCCCGCATCAAGGGCGGCAAGCTCGTGGCGGCGAGTCGCTGTCCGGTCACCGTACTCGCCCTCTCGGATGTCGAGGGCGATGGCATCGACACCATCGGGTCCGGCATCGGCGACCCAACCGATCGGCCGGGCTGCAGCGCGCGCCTGGTTGCCAGCAACCGCATCGCCCGCGCCCGCGCTGCCGGGGCCGCGACAGCGGCCGGGTTGACCGTGGTCGAGAACGCGGAAGCCTTGTACGACGACGTCTTCGCCCTGGCGGCACGCCTCGGCCCGTCGCTCGCAGACGCCACACCCGGCGTCTACCTCTACGGCGGCGAACCCACGGTTGTGTTGCCGTCCGAACCGGGGCGCGGCGGCCGCAACCAGGCCCTGGCACTGGCGCTCGCCGAGCACATTGCCGGGCTACCCCACATCAGCGTGTTGGTGGCCGGCACCGACGGCAGCGACGGCCCCACCGGCGACGCCGGTGGGGTGGTGGACGGTGGCACCTGGCGCGAGGGCGCCCGGGCGGCATTGGATGCGGCCGACGCCGGCACCTTCCTGTCGGCTTGCGGTGGGCTGTTCACCACCGGACCCACGCACACCAACGTGATGGACCTCGCCATCGCGATCGTCGAACCGCGCTGA
- a CDS encoding prepilin-type N-terminal cleavage/methylation domain-containing protein gives MRGRTQRGFTLIELMIVIAIIGILASIALPSYRSYVMQANVASGVSMMEGVKTQIMEEYNLNGSFPAARIDYFVDPAGRAAKVERIIWQPIWDSLEVWYGDEAGSLLSGKIVMMKPDLSNPAMIQWVCSNHPQGGRQVPDDALPGECAQAFS, from the coding sequence ATGCGCGGTCGCACCCAGCGGGGATTCACGCTCATCGAGTTGATGATTGTCATTGCGATCATCGGCATCCTCGCGTCGATCGCCCTGCCGAGTTACCGCAGCTACGTCATGCAGGCCAACGTGGCCAGCGGCGTGTCCATGATGGAGGGTGTGAAAACCCAAATCATGGAGGAATACAACCTCAACGGCAGTTTCCCTGCGGCTCGCATCGACTATTTCGTCGACCCTGCGGGCCGCGCTGCCAAGGTCGAACGCATCATCTGGCAACCGATCTGGGATTCGCTGGAGGTCTGGTACGGCGACGAGGCCGGGTCGTTGTTGAGCGGCAAGATCGTGATGATGAAACCCGACCTCAGCAACCCGGCGATGATTCAGTGGGTCTGCAGCAACCACCCACAGGGTGGCCGCCAGGTGCCGGATGACGCCCTGCCGGGCGAATGCGCCCAGGCGTTTTCCTGA